Proteins co-encoded in one Seriola aureovittata isolate HTS-2021-v1 ecotype China chromosome 1, ASM2101889v1, whole genome shotgun sequence genomic window:
- the lingo1b gene encoding leucine-rich repeat and immunoglobulin-like domain-containing nogo receptor-interacting protein 1-B, with product MTVLVSSRMVSGEAGGHSYLVACWQPILILMLGTVLSGSTTGCPSRCDCNAQERSVVCHRRRLAALPEGIPTETRLLDLSKNRLKTLGPEEFINYPQLEELQLNENTISTIEPGAFSNLMNLRTLGLRNNQLKLIQLGVFTGLTNLTQLDISENKIVILLDYMFQELYNLRALEVGDNDLVFISPRSFHGLSNLESLNIEGCNLASVPTDALSHLHNLLSLRLRYLNVTAVRDYSFKRLYRLRVLEISHMPALDTMTPKCLFGLNLTSLSITNCNLTIIPYQAISHLRYLRFLNLSFNPIYTVEGNQLFNLQKLQAFHLAGGRLAAIEPYSFRGLNHLRVLNVSSNSLSTLEESVFHSVGNLETLALYDNPLACDCRLLWVFRRRWRLNFNRQQPMCASPEVVQGKEFKDFPDILPSDYFICQKSKIVDYKVQESHVDEGTTVYFACQAEGDPVPVIMWLSPKKEYITTKTAGSRLSVSNEGTLEVRYAQIQDNGTYTCIASNAAGNDTKAAHLFVHSYSPNWPHQPNKTFAFISNQPSDEGANVTRATVPFPFDVKTLIIATTMGFISFLGVVLFCLVILFLWSRGKDNTKSSIEVEYVPRKEETEEASPTEAPIQFNMKIM from the coding sequence GTAAGCAGTAGGATGGTGTCTGGGGAGGCAGGAGGGCACAGCTACTTGGTGGCATGCTGGCAGCCCATCCTGATCCTAATGCTGGGCACTGTCCTCTCTGGCTCCACCACCGGTTGCCCGTCCCGATGTGACTGCAACGCTCAGGAGCGGTCAGTCGTGTGCCATCGACGGAGACTGGCAGCTCTTCCCGAGGGCATCCCCACTGAAACAAGGCTGCTAGACCTCAGCAAGAACCGGCTGAAAACTCTTGGGCCCGAAGAGTTCATTAATTACcctcagctggaggagctgcaacttaatgaaaacacaatttcaaCCATTGAGCCTGGGGCTTTTAGCAACCTCATGAACCTCCGAACTCTAGGTTTGCGCAACAACCAGCTGAAGCTCATTCAGCTGGGGGTGTTCACTGGCCTGACCAACCTCACCCAGTTGGATATTAGTGAGAACAAAATTGTCATTCTGCTCGACTACATGTTCCAGGAGCTGTACAACCTGAGGGCGCTGGAGGTTGGCGACAATGACCTCGTATTCATCTCACCCCGATCATTTCATGGCCTCAGTAACCTTGAAAGCCTCAACATTGAGGGATGCAACCTGGCTTCAGTGCCCACCGACGCCCTTAGCCATCTGCATAACCTGTTGTCACTTCGATTACGTTATCTCAACGTCACCGCCGTAAGAGATTACTCCTTTAAGAGGCTGTATCGGCTCAGAGTTCTGGAGATTTCTCATATGCCTGCCCTGGACACCATGACCCCAAAATGCTTGTTTGGACTCAACCTCACTTCACTGTCCATCACAAACTGTAATCTTACCATCATCCCCTACCAAGCCATCAGTCACCTAAGATATCTTCGGTTTCTGAATCTGTCTTTCAATCCCATTTATACGGTGGAAGGGAACCAACTGTTCAACCTACAGAAGCTCCAGGCTTTTCATTTGGCCGGTGGAAGATTAGCGGCCATTGAGCCCTACTCTTTCCGAGGACTCAACCACCTCCGTGTACTCAATGTATCCAGCAATAGCCTGAGCACCTTGGAGGAGTCCGTCTTTCACTCTGTGGGAAACCTTGAGACCCTGGCTTTATATGACAACCCACTGGCATGCGATTGCCGCTTGCTCTGGGTCTTCCGCCGTCGGTGGAGGCTGAACTTTAACAGACAACAGCCCATGTGTGCTTCACCTGAGGTTGTGCAAGGAAAAGAGTTCAAGGACTTCCCAGACATCCTCCCCTCTGATTATTTCATCTGCCAGAAATCCAAGATCGTGGATTATAAAGTTCAAGAAAGCCATGTAGATGAAGGAACTACGGTTTACTTCGCTTGCCAAGCTGAGGGTGATCCAGTCCCGGTGATAATGTGGCTATCCCCCAAGAAGGAATACATCACTACCAAAACTGCGGGGTCAAGACTTTCTGTGTCTAACGAGGGCACGCTGGAGGTGCGTTACGCCCAAATCCAGGACAACGGCACCTACACGTGCATCGCAAGCAATGCAGCAGGCAATGACACCAAAGCTGCTCACCTTTTTGTGCATAGCTACTCCCCCAATTGGCCCCACCAACCAAACAAGACATTTGCCTTCATTTCCAACCAGCCCAGCGACGAAGGTGCCAATGTGACCCGGGCCACAGTTCCGTTTCCATTCGATGTAAAGACACTCATCATCGCAACAACCATGGGATTTATCTCTTTCCTCGGAGTTGTTCTCTTCTGTCTTGTAATATTATTCCTCTGGAGTAGAGGGAAAGACAATACTAAGTCAAGTATAGAGGTTGAATATGTGCCACgtaaagaggaaacagaggaggccAGTCCCACTGAGGCACCCATACAATTCAACATGAAAATCATGTGA